A region from the Bacteroidota bacterium genome encodes:
- a CDS encoding NADP-dependent malic enzyme has protein sequence MPEKLRKKDALDYHSSGRPGKIEVIPTKSTKTQRDLSLAYSPGVAEPCLEIAEDISNVYKYTAKGNLVAVITNGTAVLGLGDIGPEASKPVMEGKGLLFKIYADIDAFDIELNCTDVDDFVKIVKAMEPTFGGINLEDIKAPECFEIEKRLKAELNIPVMHDDQHGTAIIASAAMINAVEIVGKKLADVKVVFSGAGASAISCAKLFVELGITRANILMLDSHGVLNTEREGLDQYKSLFVNESKANTLAEALVDADIFVGLSKGNIVTPAMLLTMAKDPIVFALANPSPEIPYNDAVNTREDVVVATGRSDHPNQVNNVLGFPYIFRGALDVQATEINEAMKVAAVRALAALAKEPVPEFVNMAYSEKNIQFGRTYIIPKPVDPRLITRVAPAVARAAMKSGVARKPILDWEEYEQTLSTRLGLEEQLIKAITSKAKQNPKRVVFAEADNFKILKAAQIVKEEGIAKPILLGPVDKIRAIIEENQLDLQNVPIIDTRAKEQDEKRAHFGELFFNKRMRRGINLYEGKKMMRDRTYFGAMMVETGEADALISGLTRQYPETIKPALQIIGKEDGSNRVAGMHIVLTKHGPIFFADTTANFTPSTEELVEITALTAKAVRQFNIQPKIALLSYSNFGSVENEETVKVRNAVAILKERFPGMIVEGEMQVNIAFNNDLMKENYPFSAVVDRNVNTLIFPNLQAANIGYQLMHSLGQCEVIGPILLGMKRSVHILQLGSSVREIVNMVAIAVTDAQVKSKRKA, from the coding sequence ATGCCTGAAAAATTAAGAAAGAAAGACGCACTCGACTATCACTCTTCCGGTCGTCCGGGAAAGATCGAAGTTATTCCAACCAAATCAACCAAAACACAGCGCGACCTCTCACTCGCCTACTCTCCGGGAGTTGCAGAACCCTGTTTGGAAATTGCAGAAGATATTTCCAACGTATATAAATATACCGCGAAAGGAAATTTAGTTGCTGTAATAACTAATGGTACAGCTGTTTTAGGCTTGGGAGACATAGGTCCCGAAGCATCTAAACCGGTTATGGAGGGAAAGGGATTACTCTTTAAAATTTATGCTGATATTGATGCCTTCGATATAGAACTCAATTGCACCGATGTGGATGATTTTGTGAAGATAGTAAAAGCAATGGAGCCAACTTTTGGAGGAATAAATCTGGAAGATATTAAAGCTCCAGAATGTTTTGAGATCGAAAAAAGATTAAAGGCCGAGTTGAATATCCCGGTTATGCACGATGATCAGCACGGAACTGCAATTATTGCGAGTGCGGCAATGATAAATGCTGTAGAAATTGTTGGGAAGAAACTGGCCGATGTTAAAGTGGTGTTTTCCGGAGCAGGTGCTTCTGCAATTTCCTGTGCTAAATTATTTGTGGAATTGGGAATTACACGGGCAAATATTCTGATGCTCGATAGTCATGGAGTTTTAAACACCGAACGCGAAGGCCTGGATCAGTATAAAAGTTTATTCGTTAATGAGAGTAAGGCAAATACCCTCGCTGAAGCATTGGTAGATGCTGATATTTTCGTTGGTTTATCCAAGGGAAATATTGTTACACCTGCTATGTTGCTAACAATGGCAAAGGACCCAATAGTTTTTGCACTTGCAAATCCTTCTCCTGAAATTCCGTATAATGATGCAGTAAACACCAGAGAAGACGTGGTTGTTGCAACCGGAAGATCTGATCATCCTAACCAGGTAAATAATGTGTTAGGATTCCCTTACATATTCAGAGGAGCTTTGGATGTTCAGGCTACAGAAATTAATGAGGCGATGAAAGTTGCCGCGGTTAGAGCATTAGCGGCACTGGCAAAGGAACCTGTTCCGGAATTCGTGAACATGGCTTACAGCGAAAAAAATATTCAGTTCGGAAGAACATATATCATCCCCAAACCGGTGGATCCCCGATTAATTACACGTGTTGCTCCTGCGGTGGCAAGGGCTGCCATGAAATCGGGTGTTGCCAGAAAACCTATTTTGGATTGGGAAGAATACGAACAAACCCTTTCGACCCGCCTTGGTTTGGAGGAACAATTAATTAAAGCTATTACCAGCAAGGCAAAACAAAATCCAAAAAGAGTGGTGTTTGCCGAAGCTGATAATTTTAAAATATTAAAGGCAGCGCAGATCGTAAAAGAAGAAGGTATTGCCAAACCGATCCTGTTAGGACCGGTGGATAAAATTCGCGCTATCATTGAAGAAAATCAGCTGGATCTACAGAATGTTCCTATAATTGATACTCGTGCAAAGGAACAGGATGAAAAACGTGCACATTTTGGTGAGTTGTTCTTTAACAAAAGAATGCGCCGCGGAATCAACCTTTATGAAGGTAAAAAAATGATGCGCGACAGAACATATTTCGGGGCAATGATGGTGGAAACAGGAGAAGCAGACGCCTTGATCTCCGGCTTAACAAGACAATATCCTGAAACCATAAAACCAGCTTTGCAGATCATTGGAAAGGAAGATGGTTCCAATCGTGTTGCAGGCATGCATATAGTACTTACTAAACACGGTCCGATATTTTTTGCCGATACCACTGCCAATTTCACACCTTCTACCGAAGAACTTGTAGAAATAACGGCACTTACTGCTAAAGCTGTCCGTCAGTTTAATATTCAGCCTAAAATTGCATTGTTATCTTATTCCAATTTCGGTTCAGTTGAAAATGAAGAAACTGTGAAGGTTCGAAACGCAGTTGCCATTTTGAAAGAAAGATTCCCCGGAATGATCGTAGAGGGTGAAATGCAGGTGAATATTGCCTTCAACAACGATCTGATGAAAGAAAATTACCCTTTCAGTGCTGTAGTTGACAGAAATGTAAATACCTTGATCTTCCCAAATTTACAGGCTGCAAATATTGGTTACCAATTGATGCATTCGCTGGGGCAGTGCGAGGTGATAGGGCCAATTTTGTTGGGTATGAAGCGCTCGGTGCATATTTTACAATTGGGTTCATCGGTTCGCGAGATAGTGAACATGGTTGCAATTGCAGTAACGGATGCACAAGTAAAATCTAAACGCAAAGCGTAG
- the ruvA gene encoding Holliday junction branch migration protein RuvA → MIAYLNGEFKVKNPAYIIVECNGVGYQVHISLNTYSKVHTLEKGKLHTYLHVREDAQILYGFADEAEKNLFIHLLSVQGVGPNTARMILSSMTAADLEDAILRENDKLLQSIKGVGPKMAKRLLIDLKDKIGKTSISAENSFGNVHNTIREEALSALAMLGFSRLQGEKAVAAVLKSDPGVNDVETLIKSALKNL, encoded by the coding sequence ATGATCGCGTATCTGAACGGTGAGTTTAAAGTAAAAAATCCAGCATACATTATTGTGGAATGCAATGGTGTTGGATATCAGGTGCATATAAGCCTGAACACCTACTCGAAGGTGCACACTTTGGAGAAAGGAAAATTACATACATATTTGCATGTTCGTGAAGATGCACAGATCTTATATGGATTTGCGGATGAGGCTGAAAAAAATCTGTTCATTCACTTATTATCTGTACAAGGTGTAGGTCCCAATACTGCAAGAATGATTCTTTCCAGTATGACGGCAGCCGATCTGGAGGATGCAATTTTGAGGGAAAACGACAAATTATTACAAAGTATTAAAGGTGTGGGCCCTAAAATGGCAAAAAGGCTGTTGATAGACCTGAAAGATAAAATTGGAAAGACATCAATTTCGGCGGAAAATTCTTTTGGTAACGTGCACAATACTATAAGAGAAGAAGCGTTAAGTGCATTGGCGATGCTTGGGTTCAGCCGTCTGCAAGGGGAAAAGGCTGTTGCAGCGGTATTGAAATCTGATCCCGGAGTCAACGATGTAGAAACTTTAATAAAATCAGCATTGAAGAACTTGTAA
- the sprA gene encoding cell surface protein SprA, giving the protein MAVSKFIPQILLGTTIGATALAGILFSEPKVYDYSSSGSSYALSPIIPQDTPPDLPFPFEDDSESDFFNDDENNFDLDQQGGVITPTIVYDPETDQYIYQEQIGDDYYRDPQYISFEDYLKAQEDKAITDYWKERSGASNLLGGDGKPIQLTPFNGDCRLFDGCNVEIRPQGNVELTFGGSFQNIQNPILTENQRKQGGFDFAMDINANVLGSIGNNLKLNFNYNTQATFEFENQIKLEYKGKEDQIVQGIEAGNVSLPLTTQLIPGTQSLFGLKTELQFGRLSMTTVLSQQKSQTQSIQIEGGAQKREFEIFADEYDENRHFFMSHYFRNGYQGWLSSLPYVSSPINVTKIEVWVTNTTGETENTRDVVAFSDLGEPDSIYWGVIDPAGTISSLTPGGFPSNYANDLYQKLNASAGTRDLNTVISTLSGPTFGMQATQDYEKARMRKLSTTDYIFNPQLGFVSLNTTLQPDDVLAISYEYTYQGQTFQVGEFSSDLPPGVDTSNVLFMKMLKSTSAITQIPLWDLMMKNVYSLGAFQVSNEGFRLDVLYQDPGGGLKRYIPANNANVNSKPLIKLLGLDRLNNNNDPQADGIFDFVNGITINTQNGRVYFPVLEPFGDYLRDESVFGDDIEVEKFAYDELYNETKTIALQFPQFDRYVISGEYKSSVSSEIYLGAFNLPKGSVQVTAGGQLLTENVDYTIDYSLGRLKIVNESILNSGQQINVTFENNAFYGFQTKSLIGTRFDYWINDNFTLGATWLHLSERPYTQKVNIGDDPISNSMYGFDMNYTQDAPWLTRALDKLPLYSTKEASTFSFTGEVATFRPGHSKAIGKGEAGTIYIDDFEGSRSAYDLKFPFASWVLASTPQNATDEFSDILFPEATLFDSLEYGKNRARFSWYNIDPLFNEDNNPSQPDHLSAADLSNHYTIQIDEKEIFPQADFETTVLTQLTTFDLAYYPTERGPYNYDAAPTFYSAGLNPDGSGQLANPESRWGGIMRNLETNDFEAANIEFLEFWVMDPFDNRGPFGEQVSDDGYLYINLGNVSEDILKDSRMFFENGLPKDGTQDGLDQTNWGNVPRTLPITTAFDNDVESRENQDKGYDGMDDDQESDFHTPFIADATAIVGGTPLAIIQNDPASDDYHYYRGGDYDDQGLSILERYKKYNNPQGNSPTTESSPEAYPTAATTIPETEDLNDDFTLNETESYFQYRVKMGPDMENTNPFITDVVVAPHTFKDGSTDSIKWYQFKIPIDQYDSKIGSIQDFKSIRFIRMYMTEYEKPLVMRFARLELVRNQWRRYQFSLLNPGEYLPDDDGNETDFNVSSVSIEENSVRQPIPYVLPPDVDREQTLGSGSSVSTYQQNEQSLSMQICPLQDGDARAIFKSLNIDLRRYGRMIMNVHAEPLPDAPLATLNDGDLHLFIRMGSDFTNNFYEYDIPLTVTKLPLPAGTTDDENVRSAIWATLIDFPLDSLVAIKSLRNNAQISPLTPYSVSVDDGVTYTIIGNPDLGYVEEIMIGVRNPKEPSSSGAEFCAEVWVNELRLTGIDESGGWAALARADFKLADLGNLTVSGNMHTAGFGTLEQQIDERYKDNFYQYAASLSLELGKFLPQGVELRLPFYASISESYSNPEFDPYELDVDLSEQLADITETFGQDSADVYKKTVIDYIAVKSINLTNIRFERGQNAGNPHPWDKENFDLTLAYSQEYNSNPTLEYDIIDRYKGALGYSFNQKAKFISPFEKLIDKKYKWLTPVRDFNFNLLPTGYSFRTELNRQFGQTLMRDIYGDGLIDPTYDKYFTWDRYYGIKFEPAKSIKIDFSATNNARIDEPYGALDTQEKRDSLWNNFMDLGRNTNYRHTLAVNYTLPISKLPAFSWITVKLNYNTSYGWIAGSLGLADTLGNTINNTQSKSVNGEFNFRNLYNKSKFLKQYNTNTSPPKGAKPSKEEEEDADDPDGTAPKKAKTPTVSAPVETLVRLMIGLKRVTINYSQNYGTTLPGFMQTSQVLGLNTATTAPGWDFIFGYQPSYKWLDSIANKGWLSTAPSLNYLFMQSYSENLDMRANFEPLKDFRLDLNLNKTYSKNHSEYFKNTLSVDDPMYEHLNAVDAGSFTISYSILGTVFEKLSSQEVSATFKQFEANREIISQRWQSPEGNPVYSNDIFFNPLDSTFNPNYAEGYGPYSQDVLIPAFLAAYTGKSAATVSLNTFDQIPKPNYRITYNGLSKLPGFKKIFSAFTVTSAYTSTLALNSFVTDLDFDGNYYAYAHVVDTLTGNFVALYDIPNVLINESLSPLIGIDATWVNGITSKFDFKKSRTLTMSFIDYQLTQIHSTEFTVGMGYKMTGFTFPFKWRGKRPNLENDLTFKVDFSFRDDITTNFRLDQDLNEPTGGLTSISFSPTIDYVVNDRFNIQLYFDRQKTVPKISTSYPITSTNAGIKVRFSLSE; this is encoded by the coding sequence TTGGCAGTATCTAAATTTATTCCCCAAATTTTATTAGGAACTACAATCGGTGCCACGGCGCTCGCAGGTATCCTTTTTTCGGAACCCAAGGTGTATGATTATTCCTCCTCTGGTTCCTCCTATGCTTTATCACCAATAATTCCGCAGGATACCCCTCCTGATCTTCCCTTTCCTTTTGAAGATGATTCGGAAAGCGATTTTTTTAATGACGATGAAAATAATTTTGATCTGGATCAACAGGGAGGAGTTATAACGCCAACCATAGTTTACGATCCTGAAACCGATCAATATATTTATCAGGAGCAGATCGGTGATGATTATTATCGCGACCCACAATACATCTCCTTCGAAGATTATTTAAAAGCACAAGAGGACAAAGCAATTACGGATTATTGGAAAGAGCGCTCCGGTGCATCAAATTTATTGGGAGGTGATGGTAAACCCATTCAACTTACTCCCTTTAACGGCGATTGTAGATTATTTGACGGTTGTAATGTTGAAATTCGCCCTCAGGGAAATGTGGAATTGACCTTCGGTGGAAGTTTTCAAAATATTCAGAATCCTATCCTTACGGAAAATCAACGCAAACAAGGTGGATTCGATTTTGCTATGGATATCAATGCCAATGTATTGGGTTCGATTGGAAATAATTTAAAACTCAATTTTAATTATAATACACAGGCAACTTTCGAATTCGAAAATCAAATTAAACTTGAATATAAAGGAAAAGAAGATCAGATAGTGCAGGGAATAGAGGCAGGAAACGTGAGTCTGCCTTTAACAACACAATTAATTCCTGGAACACAATCTTTATTCGGTTTAAAAACAGAATTACAATTCGGTCGTTTAAGTATGACCACTGTTTTATCACAACAAAAATCACAAACACAAAGTATACAAATTGAAGGTGGTGCTCAAAAAAGAGAATTTGAAATTTTCGCCGATGAATATGATGAGAACCGACATTTCTTTATGTCGCATTATTTCAGAAACGGATATCAGGGATGGTTATCTTCTCTTCCTTATGTAAGCTCTCCGATCAATGTTACAAAAATTGAGGTTTGGGTAACTAATACAACTGGTGAAACAGAAAACACACGTGATGTTGTTGCTTTTTCCGATCTTGGTGAACCGGATTCTATTTATTGGGGTGTTATTGATCCTGCAGGAACTATCAGTTCTTTAACTCCAGGTGGATTTCCATCCAACTATGCCAATGATCTCTATCAAAAATTAAATGCATCAGCTGGAACCCGTGATCTTAATACAGTAATTTCAACTTTATCAGGTCCAACATTTGGAATGCAGGCCACGCAGGATTATGAAAAAGCGAGAATGCGTAAATTATCTACAACAGATTATATTTTTAATCCTCAACTCGGTTTTGTATCACTAAATACAACTCTTCAGCCTGATGATGTTTTAGCGATATCTTACGAATATACTTACCAGGGACAAACTTTTCAGGTGGGTGAATTTTCCAGCGATCTACCTCCGGGTGTTGATACCTCCAATGTGTTATTTATGAAAATGTTGAAAAGCACTTCAGCAATAACTCAAATTCCACTTTGGGACCTTATGATGAAAAACGTTTATTCTTTAGGTGCTTTTCAGGTGAGTAACGAAGGTTTCAGATTGGATGTATTATACCAGGATCCGGGCGGTGGATTAAAAAGATATATTCCTGCAAATAATGCAAACGTAAATAGTAAACCCTTAATTAAATTATTAGGATTAGACAGATTAAATAATAATAATGATCCGCAGGCAGATGGTATTTTCGATTTTGTTAATGGTATTACCATTAATACACAAAATGGCCGTGTTTATTTTCCGGTACTCGAACCATTCGGTGATTATCTGAGAGATGAATCTGTTTTTGGAGATGATATAGAGGTGGAGAAATTCGCTTATGATGAATTGTATAATGAAACAAAAACAATTGCTTTACAATTTCCGCAATTCGACAGATATGTAATTTCCGGAGAATATAAATCCAGTGTTTCTTCTGAAATTTATCTTGGTGCATTTAATTTACCTAAAGGATCGGTGCAGGTAACTGCGGGCGGACAATTATTAACGGAGAATGTGGATTATACCATCGATTATTCTTTGGGAAGATTGAAGATCGTTAATGAATCCATATTAAATTCCGGACAACAAATTAATGTTACATTTGAAAATAATGCATTTTATGGTTTTCAAACTAAATCGTTAATTGGAACTCGTTTCGATTATTGGATCAACGATAATTTTACTTTGGGTGCTACATGGTTACATTTATCAGAAAGACCTTACACACAAAAAGTAAATATTGGTGATGATCCAATATCAAACTCCATGTATGGTTTTGATATGAATTATACACAAGATGCTCCCTGGTTAACCCGTGCATTGGATAAATTACCATTATACAGCACAAAAGAAGCTTCTACATTTAGTTTTACCGGTGAGGTTGCAACATTCCGTCCAGGTCACTCTAAAGCAATTGGTAAAGGTGAAGCCGGAACAATTTATATCGACGATTTTGAAGGAAGCAGAAGTGCATACGATCTTAAATTTCCTTTTGCAAGTTGGGTACTCGCAAGTACACCACAAAATGCAACAGATGAATTCAGCGATATTTTATTTCCCGAAGCAACTTTATTCGACAGCTTAGAATACGGAAAAAACAGAGCAAGATTTTCCTGGTATAATATTGACCCATTATTTAATGAGGATAATAATCCATCACAACCCGATCACTTATCCGCTGCAGACTTGTCTAATCACTACACAATTCAAATTGATGAAAAAGAAATTTTTCCTCAGGCAGATTTTGAAACAACGGTATTAACCCAATTAACAACTTTTGACCTTGCATATTATCCAACGGAAAGAGGACCTTATAATTATGACGCTGCTCCTACATTTTATTCTGCGGGTTTAAATCCTGATGGTTCTGGTCAATTAGCAAATCCGGAATCGCGTTGGGGTGGTATCATGCGTAATCTCGAGACAAATGATTTTGAAGCAGCTAATATTGAATTCTTAGAATTTTGGGTGATGGACCCATTCGATAATCGCGGTCCTTTTGGTGAGCAGGTTAGCGATGATGGATATTTATATATCAACCTCGGAAACGTTTCGGAAGATATATTAAAAGATTCCCGAATGTTTTTTGAAAATGGATTACCAAAAGACGGTACTCAGGATGGATTAGATCAAACCAATTGGGGAAATGTTCCGAGAACACTTCCTATTACAACTGCATTTGATAACGATGTGGAATCACGCGAAAATCAGGATAAAGGATATGATGGGATGGATGATGATCAGGAAAGTGATTTTCATACTCCATTTATTGCCGATGCAACTGCAATAGTTGGTGGAACACCACTTGCAATAATTCAAAATGACCCTGCATCAGATGATTATCATTATTATCGCGGTGGAGATTATGACGATCAGGGATTAAGTATATTAGAACGTTATAAAAAATATAATAACCCACAGGGAAATTCACCAACTACAGAATCATCACCTGAAGCATATCCAACAGCTGCAACTACAATTCCTGAAACGGAAGATCTTAATGATGATTTTACTTTAAATGAAACAGAATCTTATTTTCAATACAGAGTGAAAATGGGACCTGATATGGAAAATACAAATCCATTTATTACCGATGTGGTAGTTGCACCTCATACATTTAAAGATGGCAGTACAGATTCTATTAAATGGTATCAATTTAAAATTCCGATCGATCAGTACGATAGTAAAATTGGAAGTATACAGGATTTTAAATCTATCCGATTTATCAGAATGTATATGACCGAATATGAGAAACCTTTGGTTATGCGTTTTGCGCGTTTGGAATTAGTGAGAAATCAATGGAGAAGATATCAGTTCTCCTTATTAAACCCAGGTGAATATTTACCGGATGATGATGGAAATGAAACTGATTTTAATGTATCATCAGTAAGTATAGAAGAAAATTCCGTTCGTCAGCCAATACCGTATGTGTTGCCTCCGGATGTTGATCGTGAACAAACTCTTGGAAGCGGAAGTTCAGTTTCAACCTATCAGCAAAATGAACAATCGTTAAGCATGCAAATTTGTCCGTTACAGGATGGAGATGCACGTGCAATTTTTAAATCATTAAATATCGATTTGCGTCGTTACGGTCGAATGATCATGAACGTTCACGCAGAACCACTTCCTGATGCACCTCTTGCAACATTAAATGATGGCGACCTGCATTTATTTATTCGTATGGGTTCCGATTTTACAAATAACTTTTATGAATATGATATTCCACTAACAGTTACAAAATTGCCTTTACCTGCTGGAACTACCGATGATGAAAATGTACGAAGCGCAATTTGGGCAACCTTAATTGATTTTCCTCTCGACTCATTGGTTGCAATTAAATCGCTGAGAAATAATGCACAAATTTCACCGCTTACTCCATATTCAGTTTCTGTAGATGATGGAGTTACCTATACAATTATTGGTAATCCGGATTTAGGTTATGTGGAAGAAATAATGATTGGTGTGCGTAATCCGAAAGAACCAAGCAGTAGCGGTGCAGAATTTTGTGCTGAGGTTTGGGTGAACGAATTGCGTTTGACAGGTATAGATGAAAGCGGCGGATGGGCTGCACTTGCAAGAGCTGATTTTAAATTGGCTGATCTTGGTAATTTAACCGTTTCCGGAAATATGCACACTGCAGGTTTCGGAACTTTGGAACAACAAATTGACGAACGTTATAAAGATAATTTTTATCAATACGCAGCATCCTTAAGTTTGGAATTAGGTAAATTTTTACCTCAGGGCGTTGAATTGCGTTTACCGTTTTATGCAAGTATATCTGAATCATATAGTAACCCTGAATTCGACCCTTATGAATTAGATGTTGATCTTTCAGAACAACTTGCAGACATTACAGAAACATTCGGACAGGATTCAGCAGATGTTTACAAAAAAACAGTAATTGATTATATCGCGGTAAAAAGTATCAACCTCACAAACATTCGTTTTGAGCGCGGACAAAATGCTGGTAATCCTCATCCGTGGGATAAAGAAAATTTTGATCTTACTTTAGCATATTCTCAGGAATACAATAGCAATCCAACATTGGAATACGATATCATAGATCGTTATAAAGGTGCCTTGGGATATAGCTTTAATCAAAAAGCAAAATTCATTTCTCCATTTGAAAAATTAATTGATAAAAAATATAAATGGTTAACACCTGTCCGCGATTTTAATTTTAATTTATTACCAACAGGTTATAGTTTCAGAACAGAATTAAATCGCCAGTTCGGTCAAACATTAATGCGTGATATTTATGGTGATGGATTGATTGATCCTACTTATGATAAATATTTTACATGGGATAGATACTATGGTATAAAATTCGAACCTGCAAAATCCATTAAAATAGATTTCTCCGCAACAAATAATGCACGTATCGATGAACCTTATGGTGCTTTAGATACACAAGAAAAAAGAGATTCTCTTTGGAATAATTTTATGGACCTCGGAAGAAATACCAATTATCGCCATACACTTGCTGTAAATTATACTTTACCGATCAGCAAATTACCTGCCTTCAGTTGGATCACTGTTAAATTAAATTATAATACTTCTTATGGCTGGATAGCTGGTTCTTTGGGATTAGCAGATACATTGGGTAATACCATAAACAATACACAATCAAAATCAGTAAACGGTGAATTTAATTTCAGGAATTTATATAATAAATCGAAATTCCTCAAACAATATAATACCAATACTTCTCCTCCAAAAGGAGCGAAACCATCAAAGGAGGAAGAGGAGGACGCTGACGATCCTGATGGAACCGCACCTAAAAAAGCAAAAACTCCAACAGTTTCTGCTCCGGTGGAAACCTTAGTGCGATTAATGATCGGATTAAAACGTGTAACAATTAATTATTCACAAAATTACGGAACAACATTACCTGGTTTTATGCAAACATCGCAGGTGTTGGGATTAAATACTGCGACCACAGCTCCGGGTTGGGATTTTATTTTCGGATATCAACCTTCTTATAAATGGTTGGATAGTATTGCAAATAAAGGTTGGTTGAGTACGGCTCCTTCTTTGAATTATTTATTCATGCAGAGTTACAGCGAAAATCTGGACATGCGTGCAAACTTTGAACCTCTGAAAGATTTCAGATTAGACCTAAATTTAAATAAGACCTATTCAAAAAATCATTCCGAATACTTTAAAAATACTTTATCTGTTGACGATCCAATGTATGAACATTTAAATGCCGTTGATGCAGGAAGTTTTACAATAAGTTATAGCATATTGGGAACGGTATTTGAAAAATTATCATCTCAGGAAGTGTCGGCAACATTCAAACAATTTGAAGCGAACAGGGAAATAATTTCACAGAGATGGCAATCACCTGAGGGAAATCCGGTTTATTCCAATGACATTTTCTTCAATCCATTAGACAGCACCTTCAATCCAAATTATGCAGAAGGTTATGGTCCTTATTCACAGGATGTTTTAATTCCTGCATTCCTTGCTGCCTACACAGGAAAAAGTGCTGCAACAGTTTCCTTGAATACTTTTGATCAGATACCAAAACCAAATTATCGTATAACCTATAATGGATTAAGCAAATTACCGGGATTCAAAAAAATATTTTCTGCATTCACAGTAACTAGTGCATATACTTCCACTTTAGCATTAAATAGTTTTGTAACGGATCTCGATTTTGACGGAAATTATTATGCATACGCACACGTGGTTGATACGCTTACTGGAAACTTTGTTGCCTTGTATGATATTCCGAATGTCTTGATAAATGAATCATTATCACCGCTCATCGGAATTGATGCAACATGGGTTAATGGAATTACATCCAAATTTGATTTCAAAAAATCGAGAACACTTACCATGAGTTTCATCGATTATCAATTAACACAAATTCACTCCACTGAGTTTACTGTTGGTATGGGTTATAAAATGACCGGATTTACATTCCCATTTAAGTGGAGAGGAAAACGTCCTAATTTGGAGAACGACCTTACATTTAAAGTTGATTTCAGCTTTAGAGATGATATTACTACTAATTTCAGATTAGACCAGGATCTTAACGAACCAACAGGCGGTTTAACCAGTATCTCTTTTTCACCAACCATCGATTACGTTGTTAACGACAGATTTAATATTCAACTGTATTTCGACAGACAAAAAACTGTTCCAAAAATTTCAACTTCTTATCCTATTACTTCCACTAATGCAGGTATTAAAGTGAGATTTAGTTTGAGCGAATAA